One part of the Quercus lobata isolate SW786 chromosome 7, ValleyOak3.0 Primary Assembly, whole genome shotgun sequence genome encodes these proteins:
- the LOC115951657 gene encoding uncharacterized protein LOC115951657, with the protein MAMRWFDGLKPNSINSFKQLTQTFGSRFITSSKVPRPLDSLLSLSMREGETLKAYSDRYWEMYNETEGNYDDVAISTFKRGLPTEHGLRKSLTGKLVTSVRQLMDIIDKYKRVEEDQHTGKGKAKVVPQERRDFKSDRFNNSNQPRRDYSEQSRSTRA; encoded by the coding sequence atggcgatgagatggtttgatggcctCAAGCCAAACTCCATAAACTCTTTTAAGCAGCTGACACAAACTTTTGGTTCTCGTTTCATAACTAGCAGCAAAGTCCCTCGGCCCCTAGATTCCCTcctgtccttgtccatgcgagaaggagAGACCCTGAAGGCTTACTCAGAcagatactgggaaatgtataatgagACAGAGGGAAATTACGATGACGTCGCCATTAGCACATTCAAGAGGGGCCTGCCGACAGAGCATGGTTTAAGAAAGTCCCTGACAGGGAAACTGGTCACTagcgtgcgccaactcatggatATAATCGACAAGTACAAGAGAGTCGAAGAAGACCAACATACGGGAAAGGGCaaagcgaaggttgtccctcaggagaggagggacttcaagTCGGACCGCTTTAACAACAGTAATCAGCCGAGAAGGGATTACTCGGAGCAGTCTAGATCCACAAGGGCATag